In Candidatus Flexicrinis affinis, the following proteins share a genomic window:
- a CDS encoding HNH endonuclease — MLERADYCCEYCRCCESVSGQALHVDHIDPSRGDIYDNLCAACAACNGSKWIAVNGTDPTTGEVVLLFNPRIQNWHEHFEWLHAGLIVAGRTPTGRATVDRLRMNRNRSVRARRSWIAADVHPPKSTSSED, encoded by the coding sequence GTGCTTGAGCGCGCGGACTATTGCTGTGAATACTGCCGCTGCTGCGAGTCTGTCAGTGGACAAGCACTGCACGTCGATCACATTGATCCATCACGCGGTGACATCTACGATAATCTCTGTGCAGCGTGTGCGGCGTGCAATGGCAGCAAGTGGATCGCCGTAAACGGAACTGATCCCACGACCGGCGAGGTTGTGCTACTTTTCAATCCACGAATCCAGAACTGGCACGAACATTTCGAATGGCTCCACGCTGGCCTGATCGTGGCCGGACGTACGCCAACCGGGCGTGCAACGGTAGATCGGCTTCGTATGAATCGCAATCGCTCTGTGCGCGCACGACGAAGTTGGATTGCAGCGGACGTTCACCCGCCGAAATCGACCTCCTCTGAAGACTAA
- a CDS encoding Uma2 family endonuclease: protein MTDAPALKLYTAADLWALSHSADYDSARLELDEGELIVMSPAGGEHGATAMTIGAMIHAFVRQHRLGHVTAAETGYILGQSADGRDTVRAPDVGFVRADRLPVLPSGFIPLAPDLAVEVVSPTDTAQDVQHKIDQYLSYGTTQVWVVYPALRQVVVHTRAGSHTLTAADTLTAGDLLPGFALPLGEVFGG, encoded by the coding sequence ATGACGGACGCACCCGCGCTCAAACTCTATACAGCGGCCGACCTGTGGGCACTGTCTCACAGCGCCGACTATGACTCTGCCCGCCTCGAACTGGACGAAGGGGAATTGATCGTCATGTCGCCAGCGGGAGGAGAACACGGCGCGACAGCGATGACAATTGGCGCGATGATCCACGCATTCGTCCGGCAGCACCGCCTCGGCCATGTGACCGCCGCGGAGACCGGCTACATCCTCGGCCAGTCGGCGGACGGGCGCGACACCGTGCGCGCGCCGGATGTCGGGTTTGTCCGCGCCGACCGGCTTCCGGTCCTGCCATCCGGATTCATCCCGTTGGCCCCCGACCTCGCCGTAGAGGTCGTCTCCCCGACTGACACCGCGCAGGACGTACAGCACAAAATCGACCAGTACCTGAGCTATGGCACCACGCAGGTGTGGGTCGTGTACCCCGCGCTAAGGCAAGTGGTGGTTCACACCCGTGCGGGATCGCACACGCTGACCGCCGCAGACACTCTCACCGCCGGCGACCTTTTGCCGGGGTTCGCCCTGCCGCTGGGCGAGGTGTTTGGGGGGTAG